One Desulfolucanica intricata genomic region harbors:
- the hemC gene encoding hydroxymethylbilane synthase, which produces MRQEIIVGTRESELALWQTNWVIERLRRLNPELTFRIKGIKTQGDNILDIALAKIGDKGLFTKELEFAMLRGEIDMAVHSMKDIPTELPTGLTIGAVCEREYPGDILVSLKDYTLDQLPPGAVVGTSSLRRTAQILRYRPDLNIVNLRGNVKTRLKKMEEQKMDAIVLAYAGIQRLGLGDRITERIPFEVCLPAVGQGSIGIEIREHDEEIIKVVKTIDHLPSRLAITAERALLKMLEGGCQIPIGAYGQVKGDRLSLEGLVASLDGRQMVRASLEGTVSEAGEIGVRLAKTLLKMGAGEILQVVRQENC; this is translated from the coding sequence ATGAGGCAGGAAATTATAGTCGGAACAAGAGAGAGTGAGTTGGCTCTCTGGCAAACTAACTGGGTGATCGAAAGGCTGCGCCGGCTTAACCCTGAACTAACTTTTCGTATTAAAGGGATTAAAACCCAGGGAGATAATATTCTTGATATAGCCCTAGCCAAAATTGGTGATAAGGGCCTTTTTACTAAAGAGCTGGAATTTGCCATGCTGCGTGGCGAAATTGACATGGCTGTTCACAGCATGAAAGATATACCCACGGAACTTCCAACCGGACTGACTATCGGTGCTGTCTGTGAGCGGGAGTACCCGGGGGATATTTTAGTTTCACTTAAAGACTACACTTTAGATCAATTACCGCCGGGAGCTGTTGTGGGAACCAGTAGTTTAAGGCGCACTGCCCAAATTCTTCGTTACCGGCCCGATTTAAATATCGTGAATCTCAGGGGTAATGTGAAAACCCGTTTAAAAAAGATGGAAGAGCAAAAAATGGATGCCATCGTCCTGGCTTATGCAGGTATTCAAAGATTAGGTTTAGGGGATAGAATAACTGAGCGCATTCCCTTTGAGGTTTGCCTGCCTGCAGTAGGGCAGGGCTCAATTGGTATTGAAATCCGTGAGCATGACGAAGAAATTATCAAAGTGGTTAAAACTATAGATCACTTACCTTCCCGATTAGCCATTACTGCCGAGCGTGCTCTGCTAAAAATGTTAGAGGGTGGGTGTCAAATTCCTATAGGTGCCTACGGGCAGGTAAAAGGGGACCGGCTTAGCCTGGAAGGACTGGTGGCCAGTCTGGACGGGCGCCAAATGGTCCGGGCATCTCTTGAAGGCACGGTAAGCGAAGCCGGTGAAATTGGTGTAAGATTGGCCAAAACCCTGCTTAAAATGGGTGCCGGAGAAATATTGCAGGTTGTACGACAGGAGAATTGCTAA
- the hemA gene encoding glutamyl-tRNA reductase has protein sequence MLIIVVGVNHRTAPVEIREKLSFSESSIKESLAQLNSFPGIDGCVILSTCNRTEIYAATVELDDGINAIWKFLSDRSGVDIFEIKNYTYSHALYDTIRHLFRVAAGLDSMILGETQILGQVKNAYELALKYGATNRVINTLFQQALAVGKKVRSETGIDKHAVSISYTAVELAKQNLGNLDGRSVLIIGAGKMSELTAKHLVANGVSGVIVSNRSHERAAVLAKQFNGRAITFDELYKYMEIADIVISCTAASHYVVKLDKFQKVMDKRTSKKIFLIDIAVPRDIDPEIAKLPGVTLYDVDDLQNVVDSNLDERKKAALAAEDIIETNLSEFMKWLSTQFVVPTIVALRNRADEIRKQELQKALNRLGELSEHDKKIINTLANAIVNQLLHDPITQLKSYAATPQGHLYTEILQNLFNLDVEGERPKNKPSSSKFYEEMLAAAANDSSK, from the coding sequence ATGCTTATTATCGTAGTAGGAGTGAATCACAGGACAGCTCCGGTTGAAATTAGAGAGAAACTGTCCTTTTCTGAAAGCTCAATAAAAGAATCCCTGGCCCAGCTTAATTCCTTTCCGGGCATTGACGGATGTGTGATTTTATCTACCTGCAACCGTACCGAAATCTATGCAGCAACTGTAGAACTGGATGATGGAATAAATGCTATTTGGAAATTTTTATCCGATCGGTCCGGGGTAGATATTTTTGAAATAAAAAATTATACCTATTCGCATGCTTTGTACGATACCATCCGACATCTATTCAGAGTAGCTGCGGGACTTGATTCAATGATTCTCGGAGAAACCCAAATTCTTGGACAGGTTAAAAACGCCTATGAGTTGGCTCTTAAATATGGTGCTACAAACAGAGTTATTAATACTTTATTTCAACAAGCTCTTGCTGTGGGTAAAAAAGTGCGCAGTGAAACCGGTATTGACAAACATGCCGTATCCATCAGTTATACAGCAGTTGAATTAGCAAAGCAAAACTTGGGAAACCTTGACGGTAGGTCGGTATTAATTATCGGTGCCGGAAAAATGAGTGAACTTACAGCCAAACACCTGGTAGCCAATGGAGTTTCAGGTGTAATTGTATCTAATCGTTCTCATGAACGTGCGGCAGTCCTGGCTAAACAGTTTAACGGCCGGGCAATTACTTTTGATGAACTGTATAAATATATGGAAATTGCCGACATAGTAATAAGTTGTACCGCTGCTTCTCACTATGTAGTCAAGTTGGATAAATTTCAAAAAGTAATGGACAAGCGGACCAGCAAAAAAATTTTTCTTATTGATATTGCGGTCCCCCGGGACATCGATCCCGAAATTGCCAAATTACCCGGTGTTACTTTGTACGACGTTGATGACCTCCAAAATGTAGTAGACAGCAATTTAGATGAACGTAAGAAAGCTGCTTTAGCTGCAGAGGATATTATTGAAACTAATCTTAGTGAATTTATGAAATGGTTATCTACCCAGTTTGTTGTACCAACTATTGTAGCACTAAGGAACAGAGCCGATGAGATCAGAAAACAAGAATTACAGAAAGCCCTAAACCGCCTGGGCGAACTCTCTGAACACGATAAGAAAATAATAAACACTTTGGCCAATGCTATTGTTAACCAACTTCTTCATGATCCCATTACTCAGTTAAAATCATATGCTGCTACTCCACAGGGACATTTATATACTGAAATTTTACAAAATCTTTTTAATTTGGACGTTGAAGGTGAACGCCCCAAAAATAAACCAAGCAGCTCTAAGTTTTATGAAGAAATGTTAGCAGCGGCCGCAAATGACAGCAGTAAGTAA
- a CDS encoding precorrin-2 dehydrogenase/sirohydrochlorin ferrochelatase family protein — MERCYPISVRLSGRKCLVIGGGKVAERKVVSLLECGARVTVVSPELTPYLTELSASGQVEYRQGNYETSDLAGAFLVIGATNNDYINRKVAQDCFARNILINVVDDPPNGNFFVPAQVRRGSFSIAISTDGKSPMFARRIREELEKQYPVEYGDVLDLIGELRLKVIKNISEPEQKYDVLKQMTDDEVMQLLREGQYDRAKELVKNAYYRSRSESQDSSG; from the coding sequence ATGGAAAGGTGTTATCCAATATCAGTAAGACTTTCCGGTCGCAAATGCCTGGTTATAGGTGGCGGCAAAGTAGCCGAAAGGAAAGTTGTCTCGTTACTTGAATGCGGGGCCCGGGTAACTGTAGTTAGCCCGGAGTTAACACCATATCTTACAGAATTATCAGCTTCAGGACAAGTGGAATATAGACAGGGAAACTACGAAACCTCCGATCTTGCGGGAGCATTTCTTGTAATTGGAGCTACAAATAACGATTATATTAACCGGAAGGTGGCACAGGATTGTTTTGCTAGAAATATCCTGATTAACGTTGTTGATGACCCGCCTAACGGCAATTTTTTTGTTCCTGCACAGGTGCGCCGCGGTTCCTTCAGCATTGCAATTTCTACAGACGGAAAAAGCCCGATGTTTGCACGCCGTATCCGTGAGGAACTTGAAAAACAGTATCCCGTGGAGTACGGTGATGTTTTGGATTTGATAGGTGAATTAAGATTAAAAGTAATTAAGAATATATCGGAACCGGAACAAAAGTATGATGTGTTAAAGCAAATGACTGATGATGAAGTAATGCAGTTATTAAGAGAAGGTCAGTATGACCGGGCAAAGGAGCTGGTCAAAAATGCTTATTATCGTAGTAGGAGTGAATCACAGGACAGCTCCGGTTGA
- a CDS encoding polyprenyl synthetase family protein, which yields MLGLFNEIKDDLKIVEKELHEVVKAPDALITEASTHLLNAGGKRLRPAFCLLGGKFYNYSLKKLLPLAVALELIHMATLVHDDVVDDSVTRRGLPTVKAKWGNKIAVHIGDYLLAKSLILISTYKEPIVSRVMADTSVMMSEGEIQQISSSYNVNQYLKDYFYRIKRKTALLISASCQLGAAACGAPKEIYLPLKRYGHYTGMAFQITDDILDMVADQRKLGKPIGGDLHQGIITLPVIYALNNSPKKERLKKLITKKDKSENEVFEAIDIIKECGGIEYSFDIAEKYINKAKIQLAKLPDKQVKATLDLAAEFIRFRKF from the coding sequence ATATTAGGTCTTTTTAATGAAATAAAAGATGATCTAAAAATTGTAGAAAAAGAGCTACACGAAGTCGTAAAAGCACCTGACGCACTAATAACCGAAGCCTCCACCCATCTCTTAAACGCCGGGGGGAAACGGCTGCGACCGGCTTTTTGTCTTCTTGGTGGGAAATTCTATAATTATAGTTTAAAAAAGCTTTTACCTCTGGCAGTTGCTTTGGAGTTAATTCATATGGCTACCTTAGTTCATGATGATGTGGTGGATGACTCCGTGACTCGCCGGGGATTACCTACTGTTAAGGCAAAGTGGGGCAACAAAATTGCTGTTCATATCGGTGATTATTTATTAGCAAAATCACTTATTTTAATTTCGACTTATAAGGAACCTATCGTTTCCCGGGTAATGGCGGATACCAGCGTAATGATGTCCGAAGGTGAAATACAGCAAATTTCATCCTCATACAATGTAAATCAATACCTAAAGGACTATTTTTACCGGATAAAGCGTAAAACTGCACTTTTAATTTCAGCCAGCTGTCAGTTGGGAGCCGCAGCCTGTGGAGCACCCAAAGAAATTTATCTACCATTAAAAAGGTACGGGCATTATACCGGTATGGCTTTTCAAATTACTGATGATATTCTGGATATGGTAGCAGACCAGCGGAAACTGGGTAAACCGATTGGTGGAGATTTACACCAGGGAATTATTACCTTACCTGTAATTTATGCTTTAAATAACAGTCCGAAGAAGGAAAGATTAAAAAAATTGATAACCAAAAAAGATAAATCTGAGAATGAAGTGTTTGAAGCTATTGATATAATTAAAGAATGTGGTGGCATAGAATATTCTTTTGATATCGCCGAAAAATATATTAACAAAGCTAAAATACAGTTAGCAAAACTACCTGATAAGCAGGTGAAAGCTACATTAGATTTAGCAGCTGAATTTATTAGGTTCAGAAAATTTTAA
- the cls gene encoding cardiolipin synthase gives MRNSKQFLFVVIFLFILLALEYQYGFAYNLNSSSENSLLVTQSETGSGYTAAQTTAATKSDKAGFWKLVSEIIVVFFGLSIFLIGILIILENRSPARSIAWLVVLLAFPVLGFILYIFIGRKPRKRKKVRHHLQADEVLLLKTVLDNQLKMLEGPEHSIDRNIYAKKKLVNLILNNSQEPFTINNKSKVLTNGEETFSAIIEAISKAEHHIHLEYYIIQPDNIGYKIQELLIKKAREGVRVRILYDSVGSRKLNKAFLEPLKSAGVECAAFLPVKFPLFHSSINYRNHRKILIVDGKIGFVGGLNIGDDYLSKGQLGFWRDTHLQIKGEAVSFLQRIFLLDWHFATENKFVSPRYFPEHEWYGYQPIQIASSGPDSNWASIQQVYFTTITSARESIYITTPYFVPDESILMALKTAALSGIDVSIIFPAKPDKRIVYWASMSYIQEVLEAGVKVFLYEKGFVHAKILLVDGVVASVGTANMDMRSFNLNFEVNALIYDQAVVKRLENDFAADILDSRQITYEEFLNRSLWTKFKESGARLLSPML, from the coding sequence ATGAGAAATTCTAAACAGTTTCTTTTTGTCGTTATTTTTCTTTTTATTTTGCTTGCCTTAGAATATCAATATGGTTTTGCTTATAATCTTAACAGTTCGAGCGAAAATTCACTATTAGTAACACAGTCAGAAACCGGTTCCGGTTATACAGCCGCCCAAACTACAGCGGCTACAAAATCTGACAAGGCAGGCTTTTGGAAATTGGTATCTGAAATTATTGTTGTTTTTTTTGGTTTATCAATTTTCTTGATCGGAATTTTAATAATTTTAGAAAATCGCTCTCCTGCACGATCAATAGCCTGGCTTGTAGTATTGCTGGCCTTTCCTGTTTTAGGCTTTATATTATATATATTTATTGGCCGCAAACCACGAAAAAGAAAAAAAGTACGCCACCACCTGCAGGCTGATGAGGTATTATTATTAAAAACAGTCCTGGATAATCAATTAAAAATGTTGGAAGGTCCGGAACATTCTATCGATCGGAATATTTATGCCAAAAAAAAATTAGTTAATCTTATTCTAAATAATTCTCAAGAGCCATTTACTATAAATAATAAATCTAAAGTGCTAACAAACGGAGAAGAAACCTTTTCAGCAATTATTGAGGCAATTTCAAAAGCCGAACACCACATTCATTTAGAATATTACATCATACAACCGGATAATATTGGCTATAAAATTCAAGAGTTATTAATTAAAAAAGCCCGGGAAGGAGTGAGGGTAAGAATTCTTTACGACTCAGTTGGCAGTCGTAAGCTTAATAAAGCGTTTCTGGAACCACTAAAAAGTGCCGGAGTAGAGTGTGCTGCTTTTTTGCCTGTAAAGTTCCCATTATTCCACAGCAGTATTAATTATCGAAATCATAGAAAAATATTGATTGTTGACGGTAAGATTGGTTTTGTGGGTGGTCTCAATATTGGAGATGATTATTTAAGTAAAGGACAATTAGGTTTTTGGAGAGACACACATTTACAAATAAAAGGTGAAGCAGTTTCATTTTTACAGCGTATCTTCCTCCTGGATTGGCATTTTGCCACGGAAAATAAGTTCGTCTCTCCCAGGTATTTTCCTGAACACGAGTGGTATGGTTATCAACCTATACAAATTGCCTCCAGTGGACCGGATTCAAACTGGGCCAGCATTCAGCAAGTATATTTTACCACTATTACCTCTGCCCGCGAAAGTATTTACATCACCACCCCATATTTTGTGCCCGATGAAAGTATTTTGATGGCCCTTAAAACTGCTGCTTTAAGCGGAATAGATGTTAGTATAATTTTTCCGGCTAAACCCGATAAGCGGATAGTTTACTGGGCTTCTATGTCCTATATACAAGAAGTATTGGAAGCCGGGGTGAAAGTCTTTTTATATGAAAAAGGATTTGTTCATGCAAAAATTCTCCTGGTTGACGGAGTGGTCGCCTCGGTGGGTACAGCAAATATGGATATGCGAAGTTTTAACTTAAATTTTGAAGTAAATGCACTAATTTATGACCAGGCTGTAGTCAAGCGATTAGAAAATGACTTTGCTGCAGATATTTTAGATAGCCGTCAAATTACCTATGAAGAATTTTTAAACAGATCTCTTTGGACTAAATTCAAGGAATCAGGAGCACGATTGTTATCACCGATGCTTTAA
- a CDS encoding stage V sporulation T C-terminal domain-containing protein yields the protein MKATGVVRRIDDLGRVVIPKEIRRTLRINNADPLEVFVDGKGKVILKKYEPIQDLSKYAKEYAASLFESLGKKTFICDEENIIAAAGASSKQFLNKELSEDIQELIKGNEPALESNKAIIEGGENISHILVTPIRLNNHSVGGIIMIAEEEMGNLEINLTKTAANFLAKQLD from the coding sequence ATGAAAGCAACTGGAGTCGTTCGAAGAATCGACGATTTAGGTAGAGTGGTAATACCCAAAGAAATTAGACGCACTTTAAGAATAAACAACGCCGATCCGCTAGAAGTGTTTGTTGATGGCAAAGGCAAAGTAATTTTAAAAAAATATGAACCAATTCAAGATTTAAGTAAATATGCCAAGGAATATGCAGCTTCACTTTTTGAGTCATTGGGAAAAAAGACATTTATTTGTGATGAAGAAAATATTATTGCCGCAGCAGGTGCATCCAGTAAACAATTTTTAAATAAGGAGCTTTCTGAGGATATTCAAGAATTGATTAAGGGTAATGAACCGGCATTAGAATCTAATAAGGCAATTATTGAAGGTGGTGAAAATATTTCCCATATCCTAGTTACTCCAATTAGGCTAAATAATCATTCCGTTGGCGGAATTATTATGATCGCAGAAGAAGAAATGGGAAATTTAGAAATTAATCTTACAAAAACCGCTGCAAATTTCTTAGCAAAGCAATTAGATTAA
- a CDS encoding spore coat protein: MKFGIHETMEMHEVLRESVSMIDHYAMYLNQCQDQDLRNILERQQRHMIDDYQRKINVMQGHGIDTTTAPRLSIESTGIETNRLTNTMGPQYGIQRTTPIHPNPDSRRLNDRSIAQGALLFHKCGAVRSTNAALECAEPHLRDLLMSSARSCMEMSYELFQYMNQRGWYQVPEMPRQFINHMQNTYQSTTHQFS, translated from the coding sequence ATGAAATTTGGTATTCACGAGACTATGGAAATGCATGAAGTTTTAAGAGAATCAGTAAGTATGATTGATCATTATGCTATGTATCTGAATCAATGCCAGGATCAGGATTTAAGAAATATCTTGGAGAGGCAGCAGCGTCACATGATTGACGATTACCAGCGTAAAATTAATGTTATGCAGGGACATGGAATAGATACAACCACTGCACCACGACTTTCTATAGAGAGTACAGGTATCGAAACTAACCGGCTGACCAATACCATGGGACCCCAGTATGGTATTCAGCGTACTACACCTATTCATCCAAATCCGGATTCCCGGCGTTTAAATGATAGGTCTATTGCCCAGGGTGCTCTATTATTCCACAAGTGTGGTGCTGTCCGTTCTACAAATGCAGCGCTGGAGTGTGCTGAACCTCATCTTAGAGATCTCTTAATGAGTTCGGCAAGATCTTGTATGGAAATGTCCTATGAATTATTCCAATACATGAACCAACGCGGCTGGTATCAGGTACCCGAAATGCCGCGTCAATTTATAAATCATATGCAAAACACTTACCAATCTACAACCCACCAATTTTCATAA
- a CDS encoding Gfo/Idh/MocA family protein: MKKIRLGIIGTGMALEKLHYPALQQLSDKYEIAALCDIKREKALAWANRLKLNPGNVYTDYKEIARRPDIDAFDIMVPIELNYIVTEAVASIARKPIICEKPLAPTPEQARAHAELPKKYGIPIMIAENYRHNEEINMLRDMVRNKKVGDIVYFIQNRVVFFPGDMYKDKFPATEWRQHPDFPGGAILDTALHDLAALRHIFGPVKSLQAFGVPQNDDFSPYAVINVNIKFNSGVIGQFAFYCAGKEMQRPLVGLRIFGKHGMIFLEERDCGIINVAFNDGHSEQIPYQVQRGYYNELLNFYNAVIGKEPLSVTPETELGDTLMVFDILRSIREEAVVPVDKAEDLNIPHFAFTPEIQNQPQLH, from the coding sequence ATGAAGAAGATTCGTCTGGGTATAATAGGTACCGGAATGGCTTTGGAGAAATTACATTACCCGGCCTTACAGCAACTTTCAGATAAATATGAGATTGCTGCATTATGCGATATAAAACGTGAAAAAGCTTTAGCCTGGGCTAATCGTTTAAAACTTAACCCTGGTAATGTATATACTGATTATAAAGAAATAGCCAGGCGTCCTGACATTGATGCATTCGACATTATGGTACCTATTGAATTAAATTATATAGTTACCGAAGCAGTAGCTTCCATTGCAAGAAAACCAATCATTTGTGAAAAGCCGCTGGCTCCTACTCCGGAGCAAGCCCGTGCACACGCAGAATTACCTAAAAAATACGGAATACCAATAATGATTGCTGAAAATTATAGACATAATGAAGAAATAAATATGCTTCGGGATATGGTCCGCAACAAAAAGGTTGGCGATATTGTTTACTTTATACAAAACAGGGTTGTATTTTTCCCCGGTGATATGTATAAGGATAAGTTTCCGGCAACTGAATGGCGTCAACATCCTGATTTTCCCGGAGGTGCTATTCTTGATACAGCTTTACACGATTTAGCGGCACTAAGGCATATATTCGGGCCGGTTAAGAGCTTACAAGCCTTTGGGGTACCTCAAAATGATGATTTTTCACCCTATGCCGTAATTAATGTCAATATAAAATTTAATAGTGGAGTTATCGGTCAATTTGCCTTTTATTGTGCGGGTAAAGAAATGCAAAGACCTTTGGTAGGGCTTCGAATATTCGGAAAACACGGTATGATATTCCTTGAAGAGCGTGATTGCGGTATTATAAACGTAGCCTTTAATGACGGTCATTCCGAACAAATTCCTTATCAAGTTCAGCGAGGTTATTACAACGAATTGCTTAATTTTTATAATGCGGTTATCGGGAAAGAACCACTCTCTGTAACCCCGGAAACGGAATTAGGAGATACCTTGATGGTATTTGACATATTAAGATCCATAAGAGAAGAAGCTGTAGTACCGGTGGACAAAGCAGAAGATTTAAATATTCCCCATTTTGCCTTTACTCCGGAGATTCAAAACCAACCACAATTGCATTAG
- a CDS encoding YmaF family protein: MLDKEIKKDKIEKHNDKETQTHVHEFLGSTKLAPEGELRHNHRFAGVTSEAIPKGDSHIHAILVNTDFVFNHLHEVGVETGPAIKVGNGRHVHFVKGITTLNADHIHKFVFATLIEDPLD, from the coding sequence ATGTTAGATAAAGAAATTAAAAAAGATAAGATAGAAAAACATAATGATAAAGAAACTCAGACGCATGTTCATGAATTCCTGGGTAGTACTAAGCTGGCACCTGAAGGTGAGTTAAGACATAATCACCGTTTTGCAGGAGTTACAAGCGAAGCTATACCAAAAGGTGATAGCCATATACACGCAATACTAGTTAATACCGATTTCGTTTTTAACCATTTACATGAAGTTGGAGTAGAAACAGGGCCAGCTATTAAAGTTGGTAATGGCAGGCATGTACATTTTGTTAAAGGAATAACAACATTAAACGCTGACCACATACACAAGTTTGTATTTGCTACCTTAATCGAAGATCCTCTTGACTAG
- a CDS encoding helix-turn-helix transcriptional regulator, whose amino-acid sequence MNNKVLQRLIAVLTTLESNPQGLSAASLARMTGYPEGLILDDLNRVSLYTDLGNHFLLYPDDVEDNPEEDWENEDIDSPVNYLVKDPQVKWNLSITTDPYPTLGLTPREVMTLLWLFAEFPPPGNLKSLQDTLIKKLLPGKEIAAAKEMSEKLYTRGGVTFGETHYLDKLRSALLNELKVQLKYYAKNSEQEVNWLLWPLGLIFHTGNGTWYLAAKKEKTREIVLCSLDRVRGVEVLKEEFIYPEDFSLRHYLRLRWGMDMSRPETVRIRFYNEANVVEKVQREFKARGLPEPAQLEDGSLEYCGKIHGIKNFAKWVLSFGSSAEVLEPEWLRNEMIRIARGWCEQYGDK is encoded by the coding sequence ATGAACAATAAAGTACTGCAGCGTCTTATTGCCGTCTTAACTACCTTAGAATCTAACCCCCAGGGGCTTAGTGCCGCAAGTTTAGCCCGGATGACCGGTTACCCGGAAGGGCTCATTTTAGATGACTTAAACCGTGTATCTTTATATACTGACTTAGGAAACCATTTTCTCCTGTACCCGGATGATGTAGAGGATAACCCGGAAGAAGACTGGGAGAATGAAGATATAGATTCCCCGGTTAACTATTTAGTGAAAGACCCACAGGTTAAATGGAATTTATCTATCACCACTGACCCATATCCAACGCTGGGTCTTACACCACGTGAAGTAATGACCCTTTTATGGCTGTTTGCAGAATTCCCTCCGCCTGGAAATTTGAAGTCGCTGCAGGATACACTTATAAAAAAACTTCTGCCGGGTAAAGAGATAGCAGCTGCTAAAGAAATGTCTGAAAAGCTGTATACCCGGGGTGGAGTTACTTTTGGTGAAACCCATTATTTAGATAAGCTGCGGTCGGCTTTGTTGAATGAATTAAAGGTTCAACTTAAATATTATGCTAAAAACTCTGAACAAGAAGTTAATTGGCTGCTCTGGCCGCTAGGGTTAATATTTCATACAGGTAACGGCACCTGGTATCTGGCTGCAAAGAAAGAGAAAACACGCGAAATAGTTCTGTGCAGCCTGGATAGAGTACGTGGTGTGGAGGTTTTAAAGGAAGAGTTTATTTACCCGGAGGACTTTTCCCTTCGTCATTACCTCCGGCTGCGCTGGGGTATGGACATGAGCCGTCCGGAAACGGTAAGGATACGCTTTTATAATGAAGCTAATGTTGTAGAGAAAGTCCAAAGAGAGTTCAAGGCCCGGGGATTACCTGAGCCGGCACAGTTAGAAGACGGATCACTGGAATACTGCGGTAAAATCCATGGTATTAAAAATTTTGCTAAATGGGTACTTTCTTTTGGTTCGTCAGCCGAGGTTTTAGAGCCGGAATGGCTGAGGAATGAAATGATTCGTATTGCCCGGGGATGGTGTGAACAGTATGGTGATAAATAA
- a CDS encoding helix-turn-helix transcriptional regulator, whose amino-acid sequence MSEKVCKSELIAKRRKLILKFLASCSGGQAEYALIIEKLIEAGFNVKDRTVRDDCKELDKQGFVIKIKKGAAITEKGRIIINNGEIEEEVKEKYLKQIAILKALYDCEMRTNRNQVKGLLTKDIVKLRGIGEEDTVKDILQKMAREGLVQQNGEHWSLGSDFPRPVPVERTTASLLYEYLNTVSGLVPLPPELGILKSKLAPLLIMPGRDRWREELAKLAERVIVHGRGAGEHQDIYRVMALVEEAVYSCRVINCEYRGRSLKLQPLGVVYHWDKGQWYVIAQNQAQKAVMPFHLNRFSRVQIESETFTVPGDFDMQKYLDKRWGISSDQKLDVVIQFNSTGWHRTALEKLRADVSRRQICNGDCRLEEQEDGSIILYDKVEGLSEFAHWLRSYGDAAKVIKSESLRRIMAGTGQKMLKRYGQGGQDYEQ is encoded by the coding sequence ATGTCTGAAAAAGTTTGCAAGAGCGAGTTAATTGCAAAAAGGCGCAAGCTAATTTTAAAATTTTTGGCTTCTTGCAGTGGGGGACAGGCTGAATATGCTTTGATAATAGAAAAACTTATTGAAGCCGGTTTTAATGTTAAAGATCGAACAGTACGGGATGATTGTAAAGAGCTAGATAAGCAGGGATTTGTCATAAAAATAAAAAAGGGTGCTGCCATCACTGAGAAAGGTAGAATCATTATTAATAATGGAGAAATTGAGGAAGAGGTTAAAGAAAAATACTTAAAGCAGATAGCAATTCTAAAGGCCCTATATGATTGTGAAATGAGAACTAACCGGAATCAAGTTAAAGGGTTACTGACAAAGGATATTGTAAAATTAAGGGGTATTGGTGAGGAGGATACAGTTAAAGACATTCTTCAGAAAATGGCTCGGGAAGGTCTGGTTCAGCAAAACGGTGAACACTGGTCCCTGGGGTCTGATTTTCCACGACCGGTCCCGGTGGAGAGGACAACAGCCAGTTTATTATATGAATATCTAAATACGGTTTCAGGCCTGGTGCCGCTCCCCCCCGAGCTGGGTATACTGAAAAGTAAGCTGGCTCCTTTACTGATTATGCCCGGAAGGGATCGGTGGCGGGAAGAATTGGCAAAGCTGGCCGAGCGGGTTATTGTTCATGGCAGAGGGGCAGGAGAACACCAGGATATTTACCGGGTTATGGCACTTGTAGAAGAGGCTGTTTACAGCTGTCGTGTAATTAATTGTGAATACCGGGGACGTTCTTTAAAACTACAGCCCCTGGGTGTTGTTTATCACTGGGATAAGGGGCAGTGGTATGTAATTGCCCAAAACCAGGCACAAAAGGCAGTAATGCCGTTCCATTTAAACCGTTTCTCCCGGGTGCAAATAGAGAGTGAAACTTTTACCGTACCCGGTGATTTCGATATGCAGAAGTATTTAGATAAGCGATGGGGAATAAGCAGCGACCAGAAACTGGATGTGGTAATTCAATTTAACAGCACCGGCTGGCACCGCACCGCACTGGAGAAATTAAGAGCTGATGTATCCCGCAGGCAGATATGTAATGGTGACTGTAGGCTGGAGGAACAGGAGGACGGCTCAATCATTTTATATGATAAAGTGGAAGGCCTGTCCGAGTTTGCCCATTGGCTTAGAAGTTACGGTGATGCCGCAAAAGTAATTAAGTCTGAATCGCTGCGCAGAATTATGGCCGGAACCGGGCAGAAAATGTTAAAGCGTTACGGTCAGGGGGGACAGGATTATGAACAATAA